The genomic segment ATTCCCGCACGCCTTCGAAGATGGTGCGCGGCGGCAAGGTAAACCAGTAGGTAAAGACCTGTGATAAGGCAGTGGAATCCAGCCGGCGCTCGACTGCCGGATGCGCGAAGAGAGCCTTCACTTCCGACGCGAACAGGAAAGCGCCGTTGCGCTGGGTATAGAAAACCGGGCGGACTCCAAGCCGATCGCGCGAGAGAAACAGGCGCCGCGTCTTGCAATCCCAAATGGCAAACGCCCACTGACCGTTCAGCTTCCGAACGCAATCGGGCCCTTCTTCCGCATACAGGTGGAGCAAGACCTCGGTGTCTGACCGGGTAGCGAACTGGTGTCCTTTGCGCAGCAACTCCTCGCGGAGTTCGACGTAATTGAAGATCTCTCCGTTGAAAGTGATCCACAGCGAGCGCTCCGCATTGGACATGGGCTGCGCACCGCCAGCGACATCAATAATGCTGAGGCGCGCGTGGCTGAAGCCGGCCTCGCCATCGGTGAAGACACCGCTGGCGTCCGGGCCGCGATGGCCAAGCATCGCGATCATGTCGGCCAAAATACGCGCATCGGCCGGACGACCGTCAGTGTTGACAATTCCAGCTATACCGCACACGTTGTTCCGAGCTTGTGGAAGTGTGTTGTCAGATGCCTATCCATTCTAAGCCAATGCCGACCGATGTGCTGCTCGGCGGGGCTGCGGTTGGGCAGGCACACGACGCGGGGTAGTCCTGGCGCACCGCGTCGTGCACATGCTTGCGCGTTTTCGCCAGCAGGTTGCGCAGCTTGTGCACGGCGCAGCGCTGGTGCGCCGCCTCCGGCCGTATTCGCCCCGGCGCCGCCTCCAGCCCGGCGTTGCCGTCGCTGACCACCAGTTGCGACCAATCCCGCGCGCCGTCAGATCCTTCTATCTCCATGGAGTCGCCGACTTGACCGTGATGTGGCTGGACGAGCCGATCCGCATCCAGCCACGGACATTGCTAGTTTGTTTCGTAAACCCCCAAGTCTGGAGCGCTCCCGCTGTAAGCCAGGCTCACTCCCTGCCCCTGCGTCCAGCTGAGGCTGCGGTCCAAGGTGAGCGTGTTGGTCGTGTAGTTGACCGCTGTCACCACCGCCACGCTGGTCGAATTCGCCAGTTGGATGGTGTCGCCGACTTCTGCTTGGATTCCGAAACCGTCGAAGAAATAGCCCGCGTCGGCGACTTGCATCGAGGCTCCGGAACCGGCGCTCGACGTGGTTGTCAGGAAGGTCCCAGCGTTGATCATCGGGCTGCTGGGCTGGAGATGGAAGTCGTGGCCGGCAGCGTTCACGAACCCCGGATCGACTTCGAGATTGTTCGCGTAGAGTGACGGGTTTTGCGACTGGGCTTGCGCCAAGGTGAGGTTGGTGTAGTTGAACTGGATGACGCCCGATTCTCCGGCGGCGTTATTGAAGATGTCGTTGCGCTCCACGCGGAACCCGCTGCTCTGATAGTTGGAGAGTTGCGACCCGCTCGGATTGTTGTCGTTCCAGGGAACGGGCATGGGCGAGTTCTTATAGAAGATGTTGTTCTTAAGGACGTTGTCTTGGTCGCCGCTGGTGGTGGCCGAGCCGCCGCCGATGTTGTTGTAGAAGACGTTGTTGTAGGCGCGGTTGTAGTTGTCGTAGTCGGCCTCACCGGAGTAATTGGTGAAGTCCAGTCCCGCGCCCTTGGTGTTGTAGAAAATGTTCCGCCTGATGATCCCGTTCTGCCCGGCGTACTGGATGCCAGCGAAGGGACCGTCGCCGTTGTTGGCCGCCGTCAGGACGTAAGAGTTGCCTTCGATGAGGTTGTGCTTAGTTGAGTTTAGTTCGGTAACTGGAACACCGGGTTCGCTAGTGGTGCAATCGAATACCTCCTCACCCTTCTGACGGGAGTTGGAGAAAGTGTTGCCCCGGATGACGTTATAGTTACCGCACTTCAGGGCGAATAAGGTGTGGTCGGCATCGGTAAACGTGTTGCCCTGGATCAGGTTGTGGTCCGAGCTGAACATCGTGAGGCTGTCCCCGGAACTGTTGAGGAAAGTATTGTTCAGGAATTTGTTGTAGTTGGCGTTGAGGAAACTGGATGCAGTGAAAGCTCCGGTCCCACCATTGAACCTGTTGTTCTGCAGGGTGACGTACTGCATGTTGTCTCCCTCCAGCCAAGATTCAGCGTTGGAAATCGTGAACCCGTCAACCACCAGGTATTGCCGATTGGTAAGCTGGATCGCAGGACTGCCACCGTTGATCGTGGCCGTTTCCCCCGAATAGACTCTCCATGTGATCGGGCCAGCGGCCGTCCCGGATTTGGCTGGCGCAAGTTGGCTAAAGGTTCCGGCCCTGACCAGGATCGTGGTACCTGCCGAGGCCGCGGAACCTGCCGAGGCCATGGTCTTGTAGGCGGTGGCGGTCCCGCCGGTACAGTTTCTGGCACTTGCGTTGTAGGTCGTGCATGAAGCGGAGGAGATATTGGCATCAAGGTAGATCGTGGTGCCAGAAGGCGGCTGGTTGCTGATGGTCGCCAGGATGCTGGCCACCGCAGAGTTGTTGGCTGCATCACGGGCGGTCGCCGAGAATGTATGGCTACCATTGGGATAGGAATTGCTGTTGACGCTGATCGAGTAAGGCGACGAGGTGATCTCGTTTCCGAGGTTCGTCCCGTCCACCTGGAACTGGATTCCGGCGACTGCCACATTGTCCGAGGCGGTGGCCGACAAGGTGAAGGTGTTCGATACCGTCGCTCCGTTTGCCGGCGCGGTGATCGAAACGGTAGGCGGGGTGGTGTCGGACACATTGCTGACGTTCACGGTTGCCGACGCCGTGTTGGTGTTGCCCGCTGCATCCCTGGCGACGGCTGAAATAGCATGACTCCCGTTGCTTGCGGTAGTCGAGTTCCAACTCATCGAATATGGTGTGGCCGTGACCTCTGCCCCAAGATTCGTCCCATCCACCTTGAACTGGACTCCCACGACCCCAACATTATCCGAAGCGGTGGCCGACAGGGTGACATTCCCAGATACGGTCGAGCCGTTCGAGGGGGATGAGAGAGAAATAGTAGGCAGAGTCGTATCTCCGCCACCACCACCGCCGCCCGACAGCGGGATAGTAAATGTCTCCCATAGGACAGGGTTCCCGGCGGAGGATTTAAAGGTATAGGTGCTGAAGGTAACGCTGGTTGGCGTCACTGCCGTGATCACGTAGAAGCCGTTATCGTTGTATACGGAACCGTCATCTACTTGCCAGAATTTGCCGGCTCCGATCAGTCCCGACCACAGAGAAGGATCGCCCTTCAAGCCGCCGTTCACGTCGTTCCAAGAGCGTTCCCAGACCACGGTGCGGTTGCCGTCCAACAACGCGCGCGATGGGCAATGGTCGTGTCCGCGATAAATCGCGGTCACATTGTTGGCGGCCAATACCTTGGCTAAAGCAGAGGTATTAAAATCCGAGTTGTGCTCGCTCCATGCCGAGCAGGCCGAGGTGTAGCTGTGAGCCACAATGCCGACGTGGGTGAAGACGAACTTCACTGGCTGAGTGGTTGCCGCCAAATCCTGGCTCAGCCAATCCAGCTGCGATGAGGTGGGATCAACGGTTGCGCCATTCGCATCACTGGGTCCGAATTGGCTGTCATCCGACACAGTGCTCGAAGGCGAGAATTTCTCGAAGTCGTCAAGGAAAACGAGGTGAGCATTCTTGAAATCGAAGGAGTAGACCGCGGCGTTGGGAATCCGCTGAGAAGTCTGAAGAGGACCGCGGTTGAAGTTTGATACGCCCGGAAGCTGCAACGCCAGCCGCGAACCAGCGGCATTGGCACTCCAGTTATTTCCATACGTGCTCTCCCACCAGGAAAGGGTGGGATCGTCGCTACCATAGTTGTGGTTCCCCATCGTGCTGAAGAAGGGATACTCGGTTTCGCCGCAAGGCCGCTTGCCGGAAAGGGCAGCATCGACGGTTTCACGGGCGTCTTGCAGATTCTGGAGGTCTCCTTCGCCAATTGCCATTCTTATATTCGGGTCTAGTGCATATACTCTGCTCAGGACGCCGTTATCCAGGCCACTGCCTTCACCCATCATGTAGTCATCGGAAAAGTTTACAAACGAGAAGCTGGTTGAATTGCAATCGAGCGAGCCCACAGGGTTGACCTTCACAGAGGCGGTCACAGACCCGGACTTACCGCCATTATCTGTAACGGTCGCGGTCACTGTATAAGTTCCGGCAGCGGGGTAGGTGTGGGAACCGGAGGCGGCATTAACGACAGTACCGTCACCAAAGTTGATGGACGTACTCGCGAT from the Terriglobia bacterium genome contains:
- a CDS encoding putative Ig domain-containing protein, whose protein sequence is PSTATKALTLSVASAPVTLTITTSSLANATAGTAYSAALQASGGVTPYTWSISAGALPAGVSLNASTGAISGTPTASGSFNFTASVRDSATTPSTATKALTLSVASAPVTLTITTSSLANATAGTAYSAALQASGGVTPYTWSISAGALPAGVSLNASTGAISGTPTASGSFNPTFAARDSAPTPVTATKALSLTVAPANEYPVAKLSVTPTSGTVPLAVTASTAGSSDPDGTIASTSINFGDGTIVNAASGSHTYAAAGTYTVTATVTDNGGKSSSVTATVTVAPANQPPVAKLSVTPTSGTAPLAVTASTAGSSDPDGTIASTSINFGDGTVVNAASGSHTYPAAGTYTVTATVTDNGGKSGSVTASVKVNPVGSLDCNSTSFSFVNFSDDYMMGEGSGLDNGVLSRVYALDPNIRMAIGEGDLQNLQDARETVDAALSGKRPCGETEYPFFSTMGNHNYGSDDPTLSWWESTYGNNWSANAAGSRLALQLPGVSNFNRGPLQTSQRIPNAAVYSFDFKNAHLVFLDDFEKFSPSSTVSDDSQFGPSDANGATVDPTSSQLDWLSQDLAATTQPVKFVFTHVGIVAHSYTSACSAWSEHNSDFNTSALAKVLAANNVTAIYRGHDHCPSRALLDGNRTVVWERSWNDVNGGLKGDPSLWSGLIGAGKFWQVDDGSVYNDNGFYVITAVTPTSVTFSTYTFKSSAGNPVLWETFTIPLSGGGGGGGDTTLPTISLSSPSNGSTVSGNVTLSATASDNVGVVGVQFKVDGTNLGAEVTATPYSMSWNSTTASNGSHAISAVARDAAGNTNTASATVNVSNVSDTTPPTVSITAPANGATVSNTFTLSATASDNVAVAGIQFQVDGTNLGNEITSSPYSISVNSNSYPNGSHTFSATARDAANNSAVASILATISNQPPSGTTIYLDANISSASCTTYNASARNCTGGTATAYKTMASAGSAASAGTTILVRAGTFSQLAPAKSGTAAGPITWRVYSGETATINGGSPAIQLTNRQYLVVDGFTISNAESWLEGDNMQYVTLQNNRFNGGTGAFTASSFLNANYNKFLNNTFLNSSGDSLTMFSSDHNLIQGNTFTDADHTLFALKCGNYNVIRGNTFSNSRQKGEEVFDCTTSEPGVPVTELNSTKHNLIEGNSYVLTAANNGDGPFAGIQYAGQNGIIRRNIFYNTKGAGLDFTNYSGEADYDNYNRAYNNVFYNNIGGGSATTSGDQDNVLKNNIFYKNSPMPVPWNDNNPSGSQLSNYQSSGFRVERNDIFNNAAGESGVIQFNYTNLTLAQAQSQNPSLYANNLEVDPGFVNAAGHDFHLQPSSPMINAGTFLTTTSSAGSGASMQVADAGYFFDGFGIQAEVGDTIQLANSTSVAVVTAVNYTTNTLTLDRSLSWTQGQGVSLAYSGSAPDLGVYETN
- a CDS encoding transposase, whose translation is MEIEGSDGARDWSQLVVSDGNAGLEAAPGRIRPEAAHQRCAVHKLRNLLAKTRKHVHDAVRQDYPASCACPTAAPPSSTSVGIGLEWIGI